One genomic window of Cannabis sativa cultivar Pink pepper isolate KNU-18-1 chromosome 2, ASM2916894v1, whole genome shotgun sequence includes the following:
- the LOC115719712 gene encoding ATP-dependent Clp protease proteolytic subunit-related protein 3, chloroplastic, with protein sequence MVISLQIPMSTSLPSSSYSPSTRPRALSNFRTLCAVNARAKAKIPVPPINPKDPFLSKLASVAATSPETLLNRPSNSDTPPYLDLFDSPTLMATPAQVERSVSYNEHRPRRPPPDLPSLLLHGRIVYIGMPLVPAVTELVVAELMYLQWMDPKEPIYIYINSTGTTRDDGETVGMETEGFAIYDAMRQLKNEIHTVAVGAAIGQACLLLSAGSKGKRFMMPHAKAMIQQPRVPSSGLMPASDVLIRAKEIVTNRDTLVKLLARHTGNSEETVAKVMRRPFYMDATRAKEFGVIDKVLWRGQEKIMSAVAPPEDWDKGAGIKAVDGI encoded by the exons ATGGTTATAAGCTTGCAAATACCCATGTCTACCTCACTGCCATCGTCTTCGTATTCACCATCTACTAGGCCCAGAGCTCTTAGCAATTTCAGGACCTTATGTGCTGTTAATGCCAGGGCAAAAGCTAAAATCCCCGTTCCCCCCATCAACCCCAAGGACCCATTTTTGTCGAAGCTTGCTTCAGTCGCTGCAACTTCACCAGAGACGTTGCTGAACCGCCCTTCCAACTCCGACACACCCCCTTACTTGGATTTGTTCGACTCTCCGACCCTCATGGCTACGCCTGCTCAA GTGGAAAGGTCAGTTTCATACAACGAGCACAGGCCTAGGAGGCCGCCTCCGGACTTACCTTCATTGTTGCTCCATGGAAGAATTGTTTATATTGGCATGCCT TTAGTACCAGCTGTGACAGAACTTGTTGTTGCGGAGTTGATGTATCTTCAGTGGATGGATCCCAAAGAGccgatatatatttatataaactcTACAGGAACCACTCGTGATGATGGTGAAACT GTTGGGATGGAGACAGAGGGATTTGCTATATATGATGCAATGAGGCAGTTAAAAAATGAG ATACATACGGTTGCTGTTGGAGCTGCTATAGGTCAAGCATGTCTATTACTTTCTGCAGGAAGTAAGGGTAAACGGTTTATGATGCCTCATGCAAAAG CCATGATCCAACAACCTCGAGTCCCATCATCTGGTTTGATGCCTGCTAGTGATGTTCTAATTCGTGCAAAAGAG atTGTAACAAATAGAGATACTCTTGTCAAACTTCTGGCTAGACATACTGGAAAT TCGGAAGAGACTGTAGCCAAGGTTATGAGAAGGCCATTTTACATGGATGCTACAAGAGCTAAAGAATTCGGGGTGATTGATAAA GTTCTCTGGCGTGGTCAAGAAAAGATAATGTCCGCTGTGGCTCCTCCGGAAGATTGGGACAAGGGCGCTGGAATCAAAGCTGTTGATGGGATATAG